One stretch of Lucilia cuprina isolate Lc7/37 chromosome 6, ASM2204524v1, whole genome shotgun sequence DNA includes these proteins:
- the LOC124420858 gene encoding uncharacterized protein LOC124420858 — protein sequence MSDNEDSETNFIGDTILAPERNRAYVVTKTGEKHLLDLDNNALPKTSSNPFALHTPIFSTPTIETISEKSPSHLSNSYKMNKSSSKLFKKLKPLKRQKRRLVFTPRNLETNSTQLLAADSDINKNLLNQKQSMIVSKSWANTSIETQTEIFLI from the exons ATGAGCGATAATGAGGATTCGGAAACCAATTTCATAGGAGATAC CATTTTAGCTCCTGAAAGAAATCGTGCCTATGTGGTAACAAAAACGGGtgaaaaacatttattagaTTTGGATAATAATGCTCTCCCCAAAACCAGTTCAAATCCTTTTGCTTTACATACACCCATATTCTCGACACCCACTATAGAAACTATATCAGAGAAATCACCTTCACATTTATCAAATTCGTATAAAATGAACAAGAGCAGCagtaaattattcaaaaaacttaag CCCTTAAAACGTCAAAAACGTCGTTTAGTTTTTACTCCCAGAAATTTGGAAACAAACTCAACACAACTGTTGGCAGCAGATAgtgatattaacaaaaatcttcTAAATCAAAAACAGTCTATGATTGTTTCAAAATCATGGGCAAACACTAGTATAGAAACTCAAACGgaaattttccttatttaa